In the genome of Fulvivirga maritima, one region contains:
- a CDS encoding sensor histidine kinase, which yields MKLGITLVSYPHEQDVMTTIVGNKRKVMSWPSIFTLQSTPVEGPATIIWFMLLIKVCYYKYIISQIKISFRDENEKLQLHITQLTTKTRYLKDLQKIRSESIKYLAHDLTGMLDGFSSITKASNIVIAPMLHMIQRIVWVQDESKDEVTPQSSWYKLPAIINETITLLNYKACNNNICIHSEIHDVFIYGDQHHIKRVCFNLINNALKFSPQGAYIKISSHQVSDTSIIIQFQDEGPGIEQEHLPHIFDLNYQAPSAPRGISKGIGLAYCKRVMEAHHSYITVESEVGIGTTFSIQLKTSPTVKNQRLMPVKVLSTSKKEMSSYYTDPKISAWAQKIRHLKVYQTSKVKRVLEEISEDNKQVMAWKEAVLKAISYCDHSAYEKLTQINDE from the coding sequence GTGAAATTAGGAATAACCCTCGTCTCCTATCCTCATGAGCAGGATGTAATGACCACTATAGTAGGCAATAAACGAAAAGTCATGTCCTGGCCAAGCATTTTTACATTGCAAAGCACACCTGTCGAAGGACCGGCTACTATTATATGGTTCATGTTATTAATAAAGGTATGTTACTACAAATACATAATAAGTCAAATTAAGATCAGTTTTAGAGACGAAAACGAAAAACTACAACTACACATAACTCAGTTAACCACTAAAACACGGTATTTAAAAGACTTACAAAAAATACGATCTGAAAGCATTAAATACCTCGCACACGACCTTACGGGCATGCTCGATGGGTTCTCTTCAATTACTAAGGCCAGCAACATAGTGATAGCTCCCATGCTACACATGATTCAGCGCATAGTTTGGGTGCAAGATGAAAGCAAAGACGAAGTAACACCTCAATCTAGTTGGTATAAATTACCTGCCATCATAAATGAGACCATTACTCTCCTTAATTATAAGGCATGCAATAATAACATCTGCATTCACAGTGAAATTCATGACGTATTCATATATGGTGATCAGCACCATATAAAGAGAGTTTGCTTTAATCTTATTAATAATGCGCTGAAATTTTCACCACAGGGAGCATACATTAAAATCTCTTCGCATCAAGTATCTGACACTTCCATAATCATACAATTTCAGGATGAAGGCCCTGGAATAGAGCAGGAACATCTACCTCATATTTTTGACCTCAACTACCAGGCTCCATCTGCACCACGGGGAATATCCAAAGGAATTGGACTTGCTTACTGTAAGAGAGTAATGGAAGCCCATCATTCATACATCACTGTAGAATCAGAAGTGGGCATTGGCACTACATTTTCCATACAGTTAAAAACTTCTCCAACAGTAAAAAACCAAAGGCTCATGCCCGTAAAAGTTCTTTCTACTTCCAAAAAAGAAATGAGTTCCTATTACACCGACCCGAAAATATCTGCCTGGGCACAGAAAATCAGACATTTAAAAGTGTACCAGACCTCTAAGGTGAAAAGGGTGCTCGAAGAAATAAGTGAAGATAACAAGCAAGTAATGGCATGGAAAGAAGCTGTATTAAAAGCAATATCATATTGCGACCATTCTGCCTATGAAAAATTAACCCAAATAAATGATGAGTAA
- a CDS encoding putative quinol monooxygenase yields the protein MLIRIVRMTFKPEAVDTFLSLFNENKDKIRAFPGCTHLELQQDYQQPNILATYSYWENDEALENYRHSDLFKSVWAKTKIHFSDKPIAFSHKRLQTL from the coding sequence ATGCTGATAAGAATAGTAAGAATGACTTTTAAACCTGAAGCTGTTGATACTTTTTTATCACTCTTTAATGAAAACAAAGATAAAATAAGGGCTTTCCCTGGCTGCACCCACCTGGAACTACAGCAAGATTATCAGCAGCCGAATATACTAGCCACCTATAGTTATTGGGAAAACGATGAAGCTTTGGAAAATTACAGGCATTCGGATTTATTTAAAAGCGTGTGGGCAAAGACCAAAATCCATTTCAGCGACAAACCTATAGCCTTTTCACATAAAAGACTGCAGACGCTCTGA
- a CDS encoding response regulator, which produces MMSNMNEKSILVIDDDHTSRVAIEQCLYAEGYDILMAGSSTSALEILKEVPVDAVISDWHLGNTQGTEILQRVRHGASPVKSNLPFLIITGVYTQPEDLEHAFKLGATDYIEKPITLNRLSLINRLKKALIAYDQFLKVEESLEKEENLRISKVNIYEEMIRNFKANIEEMIATTPLHKNKLTGLLYDYESELSKLHGRDSVKDETEHVFPGFAHKLQDKYPKLSEDDILICCCLLLKEGNQTIASRLNMSDESFRKRKTRLKDKLGIDKGGDFYVFFKKKSIITKFHISIFSVKTRLLIIILTAFVQS; this is translated from the coding sequence ATGATGAGTAACATGAATGAAAAATCAATCTTGGTTATAGACGATGACCACACCTCACGCGTAGCCATAGAACAATGTCTCTATGCCGAAGGCTATGACATTTTAATGGCCGGAAGTTCCACCTCAGCCTTAGAAATTTTAAAAGAAGTGCCAGTAGATGCGGTCATATCTGACTGGCATCTGGGTAATACGCAAGGAACAGAAATTCTTCAACGAGTGAGACATGGAGCCTCCCCCGTTAAAAGTAATCTTCCGTTTCTAATCATTACTGGTGTATACACCCAACCTGAAGACCTGGAGCATGCCTTTAAGCTAGGAGCTACTGATTATATAGAAAAGCCCATTACCCTAAACCGACTATCACTAATTAATCGTTTAAAAAAAGCTTTAATAGCTTATGATCAGTTTCTAAAAGTGGAAGAAAGCCTTGAGAAAGAAGAAAACCTCCGTATAAGTAAAGTGAATATCTATGAAGAAATGATCCGGAACTTTAAAGCCAACATAGAGGAAATGATTGCCACTACCCCGCTGCATAAAAACAAACTTACAGGCTTACTTTATGACTATGAGAGTGAACTCTCTAAGTTACATGGAAGAGACAGTGTAAAGGATGAAACAGAGCATGTATTTCCTGGTTTTGCACATAAGTTACAGGACAAATACCCAAAATTATCAGAAGACGATATACTCATTTGCTGTTGCCTGTTATTAAAAGAAGGGAACCAAACCATTGCCAGCCGACTAAATATGAGCGATGAATCTTTCCGAAAAAGAAAAACCAGACTTAAGGATAAGTTAGGAATTGATAAAGGAGGAGATTTTTATGTTTTTTTTAAAAAAAAGTCTATCATAACTAAGTTTCACATTAGTATTTTCTCTGTTAAAACTAGGCTGTTAATTATCATTCTAACAGCCTTTGTACAATCATAA